The following proteins are encoded in a genomic region of Pangasianodon hypophthalmus isolate fPanHyp1 chromosome 26, fPanHyp1.pri, whole genome shotgun sequence:
- the grin2ab gene encoding glutamate receptor ionotropic, NMDA 2A isoform X1, which produces MGVAVRLALMAWALLGWSQAAESAPSLSVAVILGETRGVPERALRPAPGIGAPLDISVLAVQVNYTDPGSMLTHLCQLMARQRLHGLVYGDGTDQEAIAQMLDFVSSQTAMPILGVHGGAAMTMAEKDDSSSFFQFSASLHQEALLMLAVMEEYDWHVFSVVTTRFPGHQEFVATIRVTVEHSFVRWDLQSVVTLDGVGEPEDRAHVQLKRIQSPVILLYCSKDEAELVLVEARSLGLVGAGFVWIVPSLTSGNPERTPETFPPGMISIAYDEWDYPLETRVRDAVGIFSHAAAAMFREQGRIPDGTVSCSGQAEKPEVPPSALRRYMMGVNLEGRDLSFMDDGYQVNPKLVVIVLNTEREWEKMGRWENHSLILKFPVWPRYNSFGDAEADENHLSIVTLEEKPFVIVDDVDILTGTCMRNSVPCRKHIKDNTTGGSYLKQCCKGFCIDILKKIARNVKFTYDLYLVTNGKHGKKINNVWNGMVGEVVYKKAVMAVGSLTINEERSEVIDFSVPFVETGISVMVSRSNGTVSPSAFLEPFSASVWVMMFVMLLIVTAIAVFLFEFISPLGFNRNLAQGKDPHGPSFTIGKAIWLLWGLVFNNSVPVQNPRGTTSKFIVSVWAFFAVIFLASYTANLAAFMIQEEFVDQVTGLSDRKFQSPYSFSPPFRFGTVPNGSTERNIRKNYPDMHQYMVKYHQSGVQDALISLKTGKLDAFIYDAAVLNYMAGRDDGCKLVTIGSGYVFATTGYGIALQKGSYWKRLVDLAILGIIGDGEMEELEAQWLTGICHNEKNEVMSSQLDVDNMAGVFYMLAAAMALSLLTFFWEHLFYWRLRYCFTGLCSGRPGLLFTISRGIWSCIHGVHIEMKKLPELDFSPQANMLHLLKSAKEITTLGVTSPKRPVSSLLPPTPGLLELVSGSKGNNLAPKDAIYNNTNTMLANRHKEPLNNTLLPGQCALSLADAQSGVAGSGGTGGGGGESGLPASKSRALWKKSVETLRQNQGPTKNSPPPSGPVFEPHATMKSQRYLPEDLPACSDMSDCSGRMDLQKQHKVKETLRKRNRLPRDLSDVELSALPGQACQQSNHSAQIYSQNSQSSQIYTIDSVDQEHGLHYPDIFNEHRDNKHRPPSSSEQQPILQLNSNLFPQAHEPDVMQNATTAAKEKKYNTYGKPGGVGLSPAVTTAAQDHRQTHCRSCLSKFSGYSGLYTMRPPQYRCEACLHSANLYDISEDQFLHPNVGAIRGGSVDRSFCAFLPHPNASFTAYLPQSDQEGEGLISHYQNEGIYIHRQHSYENLPQKNSSRRVSLQDNTPHTNLHTSTMVPDKLPKSQSAQFNHTLASVGVSGLGIGRRSKSMYPARPTENPFLQTLRDDQRLAHGRSSTDIYKQLVPLTLSPVVDGKGLGIGVATPDLFYPEHVMPYVALSPVGTFPAPRAMSAGGARRVYKRMPSIESDV; this is translated from the exons GACGACAGCTCCTCTTTTTTCCAGTTCAGCGCCTCACTCCATCAAGAAGCCCTGCTCATGCTGGCTGTCATGGAGGAATACGACTGGCACGTCTTCTCCGTCGTAACGACCAGGTTCCCCGGTCACCAGGAGTTCGTCGCCACCATCCGCGTGACCGTGGAGCACAGTTTCGTGCGCTGGGACCTGCAGAGCGTGGTGACGCTAGACGGCGTGGGCGAGCCTGAGGACAGAGCGCACGTGCAGCTCAAGCGCATCCAGTCGCCTGTCATTCTGCTCTACTGCTCCAAGGACGAGGCCGAGCTGGTGCTGGTCGAGGCCCGATCGCTCGGGTTGGTCGGCGCCGGCTTCGTGTGGATCGTTCCCAGTCTTACATCCGGCAACCCAGAGCGCACACCTGAAACCTTTCCCCCGGGAATGATTTCCATAGCGTACGACGAGTGGGACTATCCGCTGGAAACCCGCGTGAGGGACGCGGTGGGGATTTTCAGTCATGCCGCGGCCGCCATGTTTCGAGAGCAAGGCCGCATACCGGACGGAACAGTCAGCTGCTCGGGTCAAGCGGAGAAGCCAGAGGTTCCTCCAAGTGCGTTACGCAg gtaTATGATGGGTGTAAATCTGGAGGGCAGAGATCTGTCGTTCATGGACGATGGTTATCAGGTGAACCCTAAACTGGTGGTTATTGTACTCAACACCGAGAGGGAATGGGAGAAg aTGGGCCGCTGGGAGAACCATTCGTTGATACTGAAATTTCCCGTGTGGCCTCGGTACAACTCCTTTGGAGACGCAGAAGCGGATGAAAATCACCTGAGCATCGTGACGTTAGAGGAGAAGCCGTTCGTTATCGTGGACGACGTGGACATTCTGACGGGGACGTGCATGCGCAACTCTGTCCCCTGCAGGAAACACATCAAAGA taacACTACAGGTGGATCGTATCTAAAGCAGTGCTGTAAGGGCTTCTGTATCGATATCCTGAAGAAAATCGCCAGGAACGTAAAGTTCACGTACGACCTTTATCTGGTGACTAACGGCAAACACGGCAAGAAAATCAACAACGTGTGGAACGGCATGGTGGGCGAG GTGGTCTATAAGAAGGCCGTGATGGCTGTCGGTTCGTTGACCATAAATGaggagaggtcagaggtcatcgACTTCTCCGTGCCGTTCGTAGAGACGGGGATCAGCGTCATGGTTTCCCGCAGCAACGGAACCGTATCGCCCTCGGCCTTTCTGG AGCCGTTCAGCGCGTCGGTGTGGGTGATGATGTTCGTCATGTTACTCATCGTCACCGCAATCGCCGTCTTCCTGTTTGAGTTCATCAGTCCACTGGGTTTCAACAGAAACCTCGCGCAGGGCAAAG aCCCTCATGGTCCGTCTTTCACCATTGGCAAGGCCATCTGGCTTCTGTGGGGTCTCGTATTCAATAACTCTGTACCAGTACAGAACCCTAGAGGCACGACCAGTAAGTTCATAGTGTCCGTGTGGGCCTTCTTTGCCGTGATCTTCCTGGCCAGTTACACTGCGAACCTGGCTGCCTTCATGATCCAGGAGGAGTTTGTGGACCAGGTCACTGGGCTCAGTGACAGAAAa TTCCAGAGCCCGTATTCCTTCTCGCCGCCATTTCGTTTTGGTACAGTACCAAATGGCAGCACTGAGAGGAACATCAGGAAGAACTACCCAGACATGCACCAGTACATGGTCAAGTACCACCAGTCTGGCGTCCAGGATGCACTGATCAGCCTTAAGACGGG CAAGCTGGATGCGTTCATCTACGACGCGGCTGTGTTGAACTACATGGCAGGGAGAGATGACGGCTGTAAGCTGGTGACCATCGGCAGCGGCTACGTCTTCGCCACCACTGGTTACGGTATCGCCCTCCAGAAAGGATCCTACTGGAAGCGGCTTGTGGACCTTGCCATTCTAGGGATCATTGGGGATG GTGAGATGGAGGAGCTGGAGGCTCAGTGGCTCACGGGTATCTGCCATAATGAGAAAAATGAAGTGATGAGCAGTCAACTGGATGTGGACAACATGGCTGGTGTGTTCTACATGCTGGCAGCTGCCATGGCGCTCTCTCTACTCACCTTCTTCTGGGAGCACCTGTTCTACTGGCGACTGCGTTACTGCTTCACTGGATTATGCTCGGGACGACCTGGACTTCTCTTTACCATAAGCAGG GGTATCTGGAGTTGTATTCATGGTGTTCATATTGAGATGAAGAAGCTTCCTGAGTTGGATTTTAGTCCTCAGGCCAACATGTTGCACCTGCTGAAATCAGCCAAAGAGATTACCACTCTGGGGGTAACCTCACCTAAACGGCCCGTCTCCAGCCTCCTCCCTCCTACGCCCGGACTGCTAGAACTTGTGAGTGGTAGCAAAGGAAATAACCTTGCTCCAAAAGATGCAATCTACAACAATACCAACACCATGCTTGCAAACCGCCACAAAGAACCTCTAAACAACACCCTTTTGCCAGGTCAGTGTGCCCTTAGCCTAGCTGATGCCCAGTCTGGTGTAGCAGGTAGCGGAGGCacaggaggtggtggtggtgaatcAGGACTACCTGCTTCCAAGTCCCGTGCTCTCTGGAAGAAGTCAGTTGAAACTCTGCGACAGAACCAAGGACCTACCAAAAATTCCCCACCTCCCTCTGGACCAGTCTTTGAGCCACATGCTACTATGAAAAGCCAGAGGTATTTGCCTGAAGACCTGCCTGCATGCTCAGACATGTCTGATTGTTCTGGCCGCATGGACCTACAGAAGCAGCACAAGGTCAAAGAGACGCTCCGGAAGCGTAACCGCCTGCCACGGGACCTAAGTGACGTAGAACTCTCTGCATTGCCCGGCCAAGCCTGCCAGCAGAGCAATCACAGTGCTCAGATCTATTCCCAGAATAGTCAGAGCAGCCAGATCTACACGATTGACTCTGTAGATCAGGAGCATGGACTACACTACCCAGACATATTCAACGAGCACAGAGACAACAAGCATCGCCCTCCGTCTTCTTCAGAGCAACAGCCAATACTGCAGCTTAACAGCAACCTGTTCCCTCAGGCTCACGAGCCGGACGTCATGCAGAACGCCACAACTGCTGCCAAGGAGAAGAAGTACAATACTTACGGAAAGCCTGGTGGGGTAGGACTCAGTCCAGCAGTGACCACTGCCGCCCAGGACCACAGACAAACCCACTGCCGTAGCTGTCTTTCAAAGTTCTCCGGCTATTCTGGGCTTTATACTATGCGACCTCCTCAGTATCGCTGTGAGGCCTGTCTGCATTCTGCCAACCTGTATGACATAAGTGAGGATCAGTTCCTGCACCCTAACGTAGGTGCCATTCGAGGCGGGAGTGTAGACAGGAGCTTCTGTGCATTTCTGCCACATCCCAATGCTTCCTTCACGGCCTACCTTCCCCAAAGCGACCAGGAAGGAGAAGGGCTGATTAGTCACTATCAGAACGAGGGCATTTACATCCATCGCCAGCACTCTTATGAGAACCTGCCTCAAAAGAATTCATCACGACGCGTGAGCCTTCAGGACAACACTCCTCACACTAACCTGCACACATCCACCATGGTCCCGGATAAGCTTCCAAAGAGCCAGTCGGCACAGTTTAACCACACGCTTGCTTCAGTAGGCGTTAGCGGGCTTGGCATTGGCCGGCGCAGCAAATCAATGTACCCAGCACGTCCAACCGAGAACCCTTTCCTGCAGACGCTCCGCGACGACCAGCGCCTGGCTCATGGCCGCAGCTCCACGGACATTTACAAACAGCTGGTGCCACTTACATTAAGTCCAGTTGTCGACGGCAAGGGGCTCGGCATAGGGGTGGCGACACCTGACCTCTTTTACCCCGAGCATGTAATGCCTTATGTAGCCCTTTCCCCAGTCGGCACATTCCCAGCCCCGAGAGCAATGAGTGCCGGTGGTGCACGACGCGTCTACAAGAGGATGCCCAGCATTGAATCCGACGTCTGA
- the grin2ab gene encoding glutamate receptor ionotropic, NMDA 2A isoform X2 has protein sequence MLAVMEEYDWHVFSVVTTRFPGHQEFVATIRVTVEHSFVRWDLQSVVTLDGVGEPEDRAHVQLKRIQSPVILLYCSKDEAELVLVEARSLGLVGAGFVWIVPSLTSGNPERTPETFPPGMISIAYDEWDYPLETRVRDAVGIFSHAAAAMFREQGRIPDGTVSCSGQAEKPEVPPSALRRYMMGVNLEGRDLSFMDDGYQVNPKLVVIVLNTEREWEKMGRWENHSLILKFPVWPRYNSFGDAEADENHLSIVTLEEKPFVIVDDVDILTGTCMRNSVPCRKHIKDNTTGGSYLKQCCKGFCIDILKKIARNVKFTYDLYLVTNGKHGKKINNVWNGMVGEVVYKKAVMAVGSLTINEERSEVIDFSVPFVETGISVMVSRSNGTVSPSAFLEPFSASVWVMMFVMLLIVTAIAVFLFEFISPLGFNRNLAQGKDPHGPSFTIGKAIWLLWGLVFNNSVPVQNPRGTTSKFIVSVWAFFAVIFLASYTANLAAFMIQEEFVDQVTGLSDRKFQSPYSFSPPFRFGTVPNGSTERNIRKNYPDMHQYMVKYHQSGVQDALISLKTGKLDAFIYDAAVLNYMAGRDDGCKLVTIGSGYVFATTGYGIALQKGSYWKRLVDLAILGIIGDGEMEELEAQWLTGICHNEKNEVMSSQLDVDNMAGVFYMLAAAMALSLLTFFWEHLFYWRLRYCFTGLCSGRPGLLFTISRGIWSCIHGVHIEMKKLPELDFSPQANMLHLLKSAKEITTLGVTSPKRPVSSLLPPTPGLLELVSGSKGNNLAPKDAIYNNTNTMLANRHKEPLNNTLLPGQCALSLADAQSGVAGSGGTGGGGGESGLPASKSRALWKKSVETLRQNQGPTKNSPPPSGPVFEPHATMKSQRYLPEDLPACSDMSDCSGRMDLQKQHKVKETLRKRNRLPRDLSDVELSALPGQACQQSNHSAQIYSQNSQSSQIYTIDSVDQEHGLHYPDIFNEHRDNKHRPPSSSEQQPILQLNSNLFPQAHEPDVMQNATTAAKEKKYNTYGKPGGVGLSPAVTTAAQDHRQTHCRSCLSKFSGYSGLYTMRPPQYRCEACLHSANLYDISEDQFLHPNVGAIRGGSVDRSFCAFLPHPNASFTAYLPQSDQEGEGLISHYQNEGIYIHRQHSYENLPQKNSSRRVSLQDNTPHTNLHTSTMVPDKLPKSQSAQFNHTLASVGVSGLGIGRRSKSMYPARPTENPFLQTLRDDQRLAHGRSSTDIYKQLVPLTLSPVVDGKGLGIGVATPDLFYPEHVMPYVALSPVGTFPAPRAMSAGGARRVYKRMPSIESDV, from the exons ATGCTGGCTGTCATGGAGGAATACGACTGGCACGTCTTCTCCGTCGTAACGACCAGGTTCCCCGGTCACCAGGAGTTCGTCGCCACCATCCGCGTGACCGTGGAGCACAGTTTCGTGCGCTGGGACCTGCAGAGCGTGGTGACGCTAGACGGCGTGGGCGAGCCTGAGGACAGAGCGCACGTGCAGCTCAAGCGCATCCAGTCGCCTGTCATTCTGCTCTACTGCTCCAAGGACGAGGCCGAGCTGGTGCTGGTCGAGGCCCGATCGCTCGGGTTGGTCGGCGCCGGCTTCGTGTGGATCGTTCCCAGTCTTACATCCGGCAACCCAGAGCGCACACCTGAAACCTTTCCCCCGGGAATGATTTCCATAGCGTACGACGAGTGGGACTATCCGCTGGAAACCCGCGTGAGGGACGCGGTGGGGATTTTCAGTCATGCCGCGGCCGCCATGTTTCGAGAGCAAGGCCGCATACCGGACGGAACAGTCAGCTGCTCGGGTCAAGCGGAGAAGCCAGAGGTTCCTCCAAGTGCGTTACGCAg gtaTATGATGGGTGTAAATCTGGAGGGCAGAGATCTGTCGTTCATGGACGATGGTTATCAGGTGAACCCTAAACTGGTGGTTATTGTACTCAACACCGAGAGGGAATGGGAGAAg aTGGGCCGCTGGGAGAACCATTCGTTGATACTGAAATTTCCCGTGTGGCCTCGGTACAACTCCTTTGGAGACGCAGAAGCGGATGAAAATCACCTGAGCATCGTGACGTTAGAGGAGAAGCCGTTCGTTATCGTGGACGACGTGGACATTCTGACGGGGACGTGCATGCGCAACTCTGTCCCCTGCAGGAAACACATCAAAGA taacACTACAGGTGGATCGTATCTAAAGCAGTGCTGTAAGGGCTTCTGTATCGATATCCTGAAGAAAATCGCCAGGAACGTAAAGTTCACGTACGACCTTTATCTGGTGACTAACGGCAAACACGGCAAGAAAATCAACAACGTGTGGAACGGCATGGTGGGCGAG GTGGTCTATAAGAAGGCCGTGATGGCTGTCGGTTCGTTGACCATAAATGaggagaggtcagaggtcatcgACTTCTCCGTGCCGTTCGTAGAGACGGGGATCAGCGTCATGGTTTCCCGCAGCAACGGAACCGTATCGCCCTCGGCCTTTCTGG AGCCGTTCAGCGCGTCGGTGTGGGTGATGATGTTCGTCATGTTACTCATCGTCACCGCAATCGCCGTCTTCCTGTTTGAGTTCATCAGTCCACTGGGTTTCAACAGAAACCTCGCGCAGGGCAAAG aCCCTCATGGTCCGTCTTTCACCATTGGCAAGGCCATCTGGCTTCTGTGGGGTCTCGTATTCAATAACTCTGTACCAGTACAGAACCCTAGAGGCACGACCAGTAAGTTCATAGTGTCCGTGTGGGCCTTCTTTGCCGTGATCTTCCTGGCCAGTTACACTGCGAACCTGGCTGCCTTCATGATCCAGGAGGAGTTTGTGGACCAGGTCACTGGGCTCAGTGACAGAAAa TTCCAGAGCCCGTATTCCTTCTCGCCGCCATTTCGTTTTGGTACAGTACCAAATGGCAGCACTGAGAGGAACATCAGGAAGAACTACCCAGACATGCACCAGTACATGGTCAAGTACCACCAGTCTGGCGTCCAGGATGCACTGATCAGCCTTAAGACGGG CAAGCTGGATGCGTTCATCTACGACGCGGCTGTGTTGAACTACATGGCAGGGAGAGATGACGGCTGTAAGCTGGTGACCATCGGCAGCGGCTACGTCTTCGCCACCACTGGTTACGGTATCGCCCTCCAGAAAGGATCCTACTGGAAGCGGCTTGTGGACCTTGCCATTCTAGGGATCATTGGGGATG GTGAGATGGAGGAGCTGGAGGCTCAGTGGCTCACGGGTATCTGCCATAATGAGAAAAATGAAGTGATGAGCAGTCAACTGGATGTGGACAACATGGCTGGTGTGTTCTACATGCTGGCAGCTGCCATGGCGCTCTCTCTACTCACCTTCTTCTGGGAGCACCTGTTCTACTGGCGACTGCGTTACTGCTTCACTGGATTATGCTCGGGACGACCTGGACTTCTCTTTACCATAAGCAGG GGTATCTGGAGTTGTATTCATGGTGTTCATATTGAGATGAAGAAGCTTCCTGAGTTGGATTTTAGTCCTCAGGCCAACATGTTGCACCTGCTGAAATCAGCCAAAGAGATTACCACTCTGGGGGTAACCTCACCTAAACGGCCCGTCTCCAGCCTCCTCCCTCCTACGCCCGGACTGCTAGAACTTGTGAGTGGTAGCAAAGGAAATAACCTTGCTCCAAAAGATGCAATCTACAACAATACCAACACCATGCTTGCAAACCGCCACAAAGAACCTCTAAACAACACCCTTTTGCCAGGTCAGTGTGCCCTTAGCCTAGCTGATGCCCAGTCTGGTGTAGCAGGTAGCGGAGGCacaggaggtggtggtggtgaatcAGGACTACCTGCTTCCAAGTCCCGTGCTCTCTGGAAGAAGTCAGTTGAAACTCTGCGACAGAACCAAGGACCTACCAAAAATTCCCCACCTCCCTCTGGACCAGTCTTTGAGCCACATGCTACTATGAAAAGCCAGAGGTATTTGCCTGAAGACCTGCCTGCATGCTCAGACATGTCTGATTGTTCTGGCCGCATGGACCTACAGAAGCAGCACAAGGTCAAAGAGACGCTCCGGAAGCGTAACCGCCTGCCACGGGACCTAAGTGACGTAGAACTCTCTGCATTGCCCGGCCAAGCCTGCCAGCAGAGCAATCACAGTGCTCAGATCTATTCCCAGAATAGTCAGAGCAGCCAGATCTACACGATTGACTCTGTAGATCAGGAGCATGGACTACACTACCCAGACATATTCAACGAGCACAGAGACAACAAGCATCGCCCTCCGTCTTCTTCAGAGCAACAGCCAATACTGCAGCTTAACAGCAACCTGTTCCCTCAGGCTCACGAGCCGGACGTCATGCAGAACGCCACAACTGCTGCCAAGGAGAAGAAGTACAATACTTACGGAAAGCCTGGTGGGGTAGGACTCAGTCCAGCAGTGACCACTGCCGCCCAGGACCACAGACAAACCCACTGCCGTAGCTGTCTTTCAAAGTTCTCCGGCTATTCTGGGCTTTATACTATGCGACCTCCTCAGTATCGCTGTGAGGCCTGTCTGCATTCTGCCAACCTGTATGACATAAGTGAGGATCAGTTCCTGCACCCTAACGTAGGTGCCATTCGAGGCGGGAGTGTAGACAGGAGCTTCTGTGCATTTCTGCCACATCCCAATGCTTCCTTCACGGCCTACCTTCCCCAAAGCGACCAGGAAGGAGAAGGGCTGATTAGTCACTATCAGAACGAGGGCATTTACATCCATCGCCAGCACTCTTATGAGAACCTGCCTCAAAAGAATTCATCACGACGCGTGAGCCTTCAGGACAACACTCCTCACACTAACCTGCACACATCCACCATGGTCCCGGATAAGCTTCCAAAGAGCCAGTCGGCACAGTTTAACCACACGCTTGCTTCAGTAGGCGTTAGCGGGCTTGGCATTGGCCGGCGCAGCAAATCAATGTACCCAGCACGTCCAACCGAGAACCCTTTCCTGCAGACGCTCCGCGACGACCAGCGCCTGGCTCATGGCCGCAGCTCCACGGACATTTACAAACAGCTGGTGCCACTTACATTAAGTCCAGTTGTCGACGGCAAGGGGCTCGGCATAGGGGTGGCGACACCTGACCTCTTTTACCCCGAGCATGTAATGCCTTATGTAGCCCTTTCCCCAGTCGGCACATTCCCAGCCCCGAGAGCAATGAGTGCCGGTGGTGCACGACGCGTCTACAAGAGGATGCCCAGCATTGAATCCGACGTCTGA